In one Fusobacterium simiae genomic region, the following are encoded:
- the rsmB gene encoding 16S rRNA (cytosine(967)-C(5))-methyltransferase RsmB has translation MNVKQIAINLISQVDKGAYSNIVLNETFKTLDINSKEKAFITEIFYGVIRNKKFLDYIIETNTRDIKKEWIRNLLRISIYQITFMDSDNKGVVWEATELAKKKYGVPISKFINGTLRNYLRNKDVELKKLYDEKKYEVLYSIPKWFYDILEKQYGDENLKQAITSLKKIPYLSVRVNKLKYTEKEFEEFLEKNNIQIIKKIDTVYYVNSGLIINSEEFKSGKIIAQDASSYLAAKNLGVSPNELVLDICAAPGGKTAVLAENMGNKGEIIAIDIHQHKIKLIEANMKKLGIDIVKATVIDSRNVNKQGRKFDKILVDVPCSGYGVIRKKPEILYSKNRENIEDLAKLQLEILNSAADILKDGGELIYSTCTITDEENTKNIEKFLNERKEFKVEKLYIPENVLGDYDKLGGFCINYKEEIMDNFYIIKLVKGEKC, from the coding sequence AGAAAAAGCTTTTATCACAGAAATCTTTTATGGAGTTATTAGAAATAAAAAATTTTTAGATTATATAATAGAAACAAATACCAGAGATATAAAAAAAGAGTGGATAAGAAATCTTTTAAGAATCTCTATCTATCAAATTACTTTTATGGATAGTGATAATAAAGGAGTAGTATGGGAAGCAACAGAACTTGCTAAGAAAAAATATGGAGTACCCATATCAAAATTTATTAATGGAACTTTAAGAAATTATTTAAGAAATAAAGATGTAGAATTAAAAAAATTGTATGATGAAAAAAAATATGAAGTCTTATATTCTATTCCAAAATGGTTTTATGATATATTAGAAAAACAATATGGAGATGAAAATTTAAAACAAGCTATTACAAGTTTAAAGAAAATACCATACCTATCAGTAAGAGTGAATAAATTAAAATATACTGAGAAAGAATTTGAAGAATTTTTAGAAAAGAATAATATTCAAATTATTAAAAAGATAGATACAGTCTATTATGTAAATTCAGGCTTAATAATAAATTCAGAAGAATTTAAGTCAGGAAAAATAATTGCCCAAGATGCTTCATCATATCTAGCTGCTAAAAATTTAGGTGTAAGTCCCAATGAATTAGTCTTAGATATATGTGCAGCACCTGGTGGAAAAACTGCTGTTCTTGCTGAAAATATGGGAAATAAAGGTGAAATCATAGCAATAGACATTCATCAACATAAAATAAAACTTATTGAAGCTAATATGAAAAAATTAGGAATAGATATAGTTAAAGCTACTGTCATAGATTCTAGAAATGTAAATAAACAAGGAAGAAAGTTTGATAAAATCTTAGTTGATGTACCTTGTAGCGGTTATGGGGTTATAAGGAAGAAACCTGAAATTCTATATTCTAAAAATAGAGAAAATATTGAAGATTTAGCAAAACTTCAACTAGAAATTTTAAATTCAGCAGCTGATATACTAAAAGATGGTGGAGAATTAATTTATAGCACTTGCACTATAACTGATGAAGAAAACACTAAAAATATTGAAAAATTCTTAAATGAAAGAAAAGAATTTAAAGTTGAAAAATTATATATACCTGAAAATGTTTTAGGAGATTATGATAAACTTGGAGGCTTTTGCATAAATTACAAGGAAGAAATTATGGATAATTTCTATATTATAAAATTAGTAAAGGGAGAAAAATGTTAG
- a CDS encoding O-methyltransferase — translation MLEELKEANEYISSKIDRYKSPNLELIKEIEKDAEINNVPIISKEIREYLKFIIRTNKNIKNILEIGTATGYSGIIMSEEIQARNGSLTTIEIDEDKFKTAKSNFEKSNLKGIEQIFGDATEEIKKLNKNFDLIFIDAAKGQYKKFFEDSYKLLNQGGIVFIDNILFRGYLYKESPKRFKTIVKRLDEFINYLYENFDFILLPISDGVGIISK, via the coding sequence ATGTTAGAAGAGTTAAAAGAAGCAAATGAATATATTTCATCAAAAATTGATAGATATAAAAGTCCAAATTTAGAGTTGATAAAAGAGATAGAAAAAGATGCAGAGATAAATAATGTTCCTATAATAAGTAAAGAAATAAGGGAATATTTGAAATTTATAATAAGAACTAATAAAAATATTAAAAATATTTTAGAAATAGGAACAGCAACAGGCTATTCAGGTATTATTATGTCAGAAGAAATTCAAGCTAGAAATGGAAGTTTAACTACAATAGAGATAGATGAGGATAAATTTAAAACAGCAAAATCTAATTTTGAAAAATCTAATTTAAAAGGAATAGAACAAATCTTTGGAGATGCCACAGAAGAAATTAAAAAATTAAATAAAAATTTTGATTTAATTTTCATAGATGCAGCTAAGGGACAGTATAAGAAATTCTTTGAAGATTCATACAAACTTTTAAATCAAGGAGGAATAGTATTTATTGATAATATATTATTTAGAGGTTACTTATATAAGGAAAGTCCTAAAAGATTTAAAACAATAGTTAAGAGATTAGATGAATTTATCAATTATCTTTATGAAAACTTTGACTTTATTTTACTACCAATTTCTGATGGAGTTGGAATTATAAGTAAGTAA
- a CDS encoding type II toxin-antitoxin system HicB family antitoxin: MQDTYIFPAIFHLEDDNSYWVEFPNFPLANTQGEDLEDALYMAKDCLAGYISYMEEEGQNIPKATIPYTKKIGKNSFVQLIEVYLPPYRDEYLNKMERKNVTIPRWLNQIAKKKNINCSAILVSALKNN; this comes from the coding sequence ATGCAAGATACTTATATTTTTCCTGCAATTTTTCATTTAGAAGATGATAATAGTTATTGGGTTGAATTTCCAAATTTTCCATTAGCAAATACACAAGGAGAAGATTTAGAAGATGCGTTATATATGGCAAAAGATTGTTTAGCTGGTTATATAAGTTATATGGAAGAAGAAGGACAAAATATTCCAAAGGCAACAATTCCATATACAAAAAAAATTGGAAAAAACTCTTTTGTTCAACTAATAGAGGTATATCTTCCTCCATATAGAGATGAATATCTTAATAAAATGGAAAGAAAAAATGTAACGATTCCAAGATGGCTTAATCAAATTGCAAAGAAAAAAAATATAAATTGTTCAGCAATTCTTGTTAGTGCTTTAAAAAACAATTAG
- the nhaC gene encoding Na+/H+ antiporter NhaC, producing MNVARKPKIWEALVPIVGMSIIIVYSMLVLRVEPHIPIVISTILAGIMALKVGCTWAEISEGMIESVYRAIEALIIVMIVGMLIGSWVLAGSVPAMIYYGLELISPKFFLPTGCILCAIVSVATGSAWTSGGTIGVALMGIGTGLGINPALTAGMVISGAYFGDKISPLSDSTNVAAAAAETDLYLHVRSMMYTTVPSFILALLLYLIIGLRYESSSVNLENIKIIREALSHSFTISPWLLIPPIIVLITAIKKIPAIPSLLLATAVGSIFAVIFQGASLVDILNVLQNGYVGNTNVEIVDKLLTRGGVNGMLWTISLIIFALCFGGILEKAKFTEVILERVVKYIHSVGSLVATTIVTGILCDFVLTDQYLANIIPGRMYYKVYDDMGLERYYLSRTLEDGGSLWSPMFPWNGCGAYQSATLGIPTFTYFPYAFLSLINPIVSIIMAYMGIAVFRKKLSEHGVEVTEVDNLTELDKIRNQNSKKS from the coding sequence ATGAATGTAGCAAGAAAACCTAAAATTTGGGAAGCTTTAGTTCCTATTGTAGGGATGTCAATTATTATTGTCTACTCTATGTTAGTATTAAGAGTGGAACCCCATATTCCAATTGTAATTTCAACTATACTTGCAGGAATTATGGCATTGAAAGTTGGTTGTACTTGGGCTGAAATAAGTGAAGGAATGATTGAAAGTGTTTATCGTGCAATAGAAGCTTTAATTATTGTAATGATCGTTGGGATGCTTATAGGTTCATGGGTTTTGGCAGGTTCTGTTCCAGCTATGATTTATTATGGCTTAGAATTAATTTCTCCAAAATTTTTCTTACCTACTGGTTGTATTCTATGTGCAATTGTATCTGTAGCAACTGGTAGTGCATGGACATCTGGAGGAACAATAGGTGTTGCTCTTATGGGAATAGGAACTGGACTTGGTATTAATCCAGCACTTACAGCAGGAATGGTTATCTCAGGGGCATATTTTGGAGATAAAATTTCTCCTTTGTCTGACAGTACAAATGTTGCTGCAGCTGCAGCAGAAACTGATTTATATCTTCATGTAAGATCCATGATGTATACAACTGTTCCTAGTTTTATATTAGCGTTGTTATTGTATTTGATAATTGGACTAAGATATGAATCTTCTTCTGTAAATTTAGAAAATATAAAAATAATAAGAGAAGCACTTTCTCATAGTTTTACCATTAGTCCTTGGTTATTAATTCCTCCTATTATAGTACTTATAACGGCTATTAAAAAAATTCCTGCAATTCCTTCTCTTTTACTTGCAACAGCAGTTGGGAGTATATTTGCAGTTATTTTCCAAGGTGCAAGTCTTGTAGATATTTTAAATGTTTTGCAAAATGGATATGTAGGAAATACAAATGTAGAAATTGTTGATAAACTCCTTACTCGTGGTGGTGTAAATGGAATGTTATGGACAATATCACTTATTATATTTGCTTTATGTTTTGGAGGAATTTTGGAAAAGGCAAAATTTACTGAAGTAATTCTTGAAAGAGTTGTAAAATATATTCACTCTGTTGGAAGTCTTGTTGCTACAACTATTGTAACTGGAATTCTTTGCGATTTTGTTCTTACTGATCAATATTTAGCAAATATAATTCCTGGAAGAATGTATTATAAAGTTTATGATGATATGGGGTTGGAAAGATATTATCTTTCAAGAACATTAGAAGATGGAGGTTCTTTATGGTCTCCTATGTTTCCATGGAATGGTTGTGGAGCATATCAATCAGCAACTTTAGGAATTCCTACTTTTACTTATTTTCCTTATGCTTTTTTAAGTTTAATAAATCCTATTGTTTCTATTATTATGGCTTATATGGGAATTGCAGTATTTAGAAAAAAACTTTCAGAGCATGGAGTAGAAGTCACTGAAGTAGATAATTTAACAGAATTAGACAAAATTAGAAATCAAAATAGTAAAAAAAGTTAA
- a CDS encoding sigma-54-dependent transcriptional regulator: protein MTANYSILIVDDEDDYREMFSLILKEKGYHAYKAACVKDAKEIIKNNKVDMVITDLIMKNETGMELLHWVKNYNTEIGIIMVTAYGTVETAVQAIQDGAYNYFIKSNDPSTLLLDIERFLQLKELKIENSLLKNQNKEISMLESDNVNMKNIIDICNKVAKSNLSVLILGESGVGKEVIARYIHEKSERNSSPFIPVNCQEYSEGVLESELFGHEKGAFTGAIKQKIGKFEEASHGTLFLDEIADISLNTQVKLLRILEDKTITRVGGNKKINIDVRLISATNQNIHEYIKNGILREDFLYRVNGIIINVPPLRERPEDIEKFITFFIKKFEIELKKKIEYIDEKTMEFLKNYHYPGNIRELKNIIERLMVLAEGNIICFNDTKNYIQYTEKSILNFNNSLKDARSQFEVEFIKSKIQKCEGNLSKAAIMLNISKRQLNNKILEYNLRDWINSLKRG, encoded by the coding sequence ATGACTGCAAATTATAGTATTTTAATAGTAGATGATGAAGATGACTATAGAGAAATGTTTTCTTTGATATTAAAAGAAAAAGGTTATCATGCTTATAAAGCAGCTTGTGTTAAAGATGCTAAAGAAATTATCAAAAATAATAAAGTAGACATGGTGATAACTGATTTAATTATGAAAAATGAAACGGGAATGGAGCTTCTACATTGGGTAAAAAATTACAATACAGAAATAGGAATAATTATGGTTACTGCTTACGGAACTGTTGAAACTGCTGTACAGGCAATTCAAGATGGAGCATATAATTATTTTATAAAAAGCAATGATCCAAGTACTTTGTTATTAGATATAGAAAGATTTTTACAACTTAAAGAATTAAAAATAGAAAATAGTTTACTAAAAAACCAAAATAAAGAAATATCTATGTTAGAATCAGACAATGTTAATATGAAGAATATCATTGATATTTGTAATAAAGTTGCAAAGAGTAATTTGTCTGTATTAATTTTAGGAGAATCAGGAGTTGGAAAAGAAGTTATTGCAAGGTATATACATGAAAAAAGTGAAAGAAATTCCTCTCCTTTTATTCCTGTAAATTGCCAAGAATACTCTGAAGGTGTTCTTGAATCAGAGCTTTTTGGACATGAAAAAGGAGCTTTTACAGGAGCAATTAAACAAAAAATAGGAAAATTTGAAGAAGCTAGTCATGGAACATTATTTTTAGACGAAATTGCAGATATTTCTTTAAATACACAAGTAAAACTTTTACGAATTCTTGAAGATAAAACAATTACACGTGTAGGTGGAAATAAAAAAATTAACATTGATGTAAGATTAATTTCTGCAACAAATCAAAATATTCATGAATATATTAAAAATGGAATACTTAGAGAAGATTTTTTATATAGAGTTAATGGGATTATTATTAATGTTCCACCTTTACGAGAACGCCCAGAAGATATTGAAAAATTTATTACTTTTTTTATTAAAAAATTTGAAATAGAATTAAAGAAAAAAATAGAATATATTGATGAAAAAACTATGGAATTTTTAAAAAATTATCACTATCCTGGGAATATTAGAGAATTGAAAAATATTATAGAACGTTTAATGGTTTTAGCAGAGGGGAATATAATTTGTTTTAATGATACAAAAAATTATATTCAATATACAGAAAAGTCAATTTTAAATTTCAATAATAGTTTAAAAGATGCTAGAAGTCAATTTGAAGTAGAATTTATTAAATCTAAAATTCAGAAATGTGAAGGGAATTTATCTAAAGCTGCAATAATGCTTAATATTAGTAAAAGACAGTTAAATAATAAAATTTTAGAATATAATTTACGAGATTGGATTAATTCTTTAAAAAGAGGATGA
- a CDS encoding transporter substrate-binding domain-containing protein, translating to MKMIKKHFILFIMIVVCIILLNQVILMKYGITLITYLKYSSPITKEEKEYLELHSPIRLGTDITSPPISYYDNEAKKYSGLIVDYVNFLSIETETAITIDMYTFYNLVEALRSKKIDVCDMFPSENRAKEFNFSIPIYRLKTVIISPKGNSPILNLTDLSEKKVAIPKGDLAAEYIDNILKKENKKLVNFIFVDDTKTVLELLKNGDVEAAVGDEVVISTYWKEYDVYETKKYDVTLLYEKDVVLAVNKNSDMLLSILNKGILQMKKNHIVSKVQQKWFGISESIRGEKKDFEAFINIAVILLFCMIALYIWNYFLKKRVLQKTKEIENTKKNINIILNNLNIALFIVNESNIVIECNKAALTLLSKERKEIVKKNLFELPFLSNLIKISDYIKLDTNLSHIFKNIIKNKCYEIKLSPYISNDEKFRILSIEDITEKLIAERKLHQENKLMTIGQISAGLAHEIRNPLGTIRNGLYLIKMKTSNESLEKAVVMMEHAIQRINNLIEHLLRFSRVSADKCSKENIETIIKNILTLMKTRLKAKNIQCDLILKSEPIVILNIETINIILINLIENAIDAFSEDKGNNLIKISVSSNSNLLNLLIEDNGIGISEEEIDYIFDPFYTTKEEHGTGLGLYLVYNEIKKYNGDISVESKYGVGTKFLVSIKFE from the coding sequence GATATTACTTCTCCACCTATTTCTTATTATGATAATGAAGCAAAAAAATATTCAGGATTGATTGTTGATTATGTCAATTTTTTGTCAATTGAAACTGAGACAGCAATTACGATAGATATGTATACATTTTATAATTTAGTAGAGGCTTTAAGAAGTAAAAAAATAGATGTATGTGATATGTTTCCTAGTGAAAATAGAGCAAAAGAATTTAATTTTTCTATTCCAATATATCGCTTAAAAACAGTTATTATTTCTCCTAAAGGAAATAGTCCTATATTAAATCTTACAGATTTATCTGAAAAAAAAGTAGCCATTCCAAAAGGAGACTTAGCAGCTGAATATATAGATAATATTTTAAAAAAAGAAAATAAAAAATTAGTAAATTTTATTTTTGTAGACGATACAAAAACTGTTTTAGAACTTTTAAAAAACGGTGATGTAGAAGCAGCTGTTGGAGATGAGGTAGTAATTTCAACATATTGGAAAGAATATGATGTATATGAAACTAAAAAATATGATGTTACTCTTTTATATGAAAAAGATGTAGTATTAGCTGTTAATAAAAATTCTGATATGCTATTGTCTATACTCAACAAGGGTATTTTACAAATGAAAAAAAATCATATTGTGTCAAAAGTTCAACAAAAGTGGTTTGGAATTTCTGAATCAATAAGAGGAGAAAAAAAGGATTTTGAAGCTTTTATCAATATTGCTGTTATTTTACTTTTTTGCATGATAGCACTTTATATTTGGAATTATTTTTTAAAAAAGAGGGTACTACAAAAAACAAAAGAAATTGAAAATACTAAAAAAAATATTAATATAATATTAAATAATTTAAATATAGCCTTATTTATTGTTAATGAATCAAATATTGTTATAGAGTGTAATAAAGCAGCTTTAACTTTATTGTCAAAAGAAAGAAAAGAAATTGTAAAAAAAAATCTTTTTGAGTTACCATTTTTATCTAATCTGATTAAAATATCAGACTATATAAAATTAGATACTAATTTAAGCCACATTTTTAAAAATATAATAAAAAATAAATGTTATGAAATTAAATTATCACCTTACATTTCAAATGATGAAAAATTTAGAATTTTAAGTATAGAAGATATTACAGAAAAACTTATTGCAGAAAGGAAACTTCATCAGGAAAATAAATTAATGACAATAGGACAGATCTCTGCTGGTTTAGCTCATGAAATTAGAAATCCACTTGGGACAATAAGAAATGGATTATATCTTATTAAAATGAAAACATCTAATGAATCTTTAGAAAAAGCTGTTGTTATGATGGAACATGCTATTCAAAGAATTAATAATTTAATTGAGCATTTGCTTCGTTTTTCAAGGGTATCAGCAGATAAATGTAGTAAAGAAAATATTGAAACTATTATAAAAAATATATTAACTCTAATGAAAACAAGATTAAAAGCAAAAAATATTCAATGTGATTTAATACTAAAAAGTGAACCTATTGTAATTTTGAATATTGAAACCATTAATATTATTTTAATTAATCTTATTGAAAATGCAATTGATGCTTTTTCTGAAGATAAAGGTAATAATCTAATAAAGATATCTGTTTCTTCAAATTCTAATTTACTTAATCTTTTAATTGAGGATAATGGTATTGGAATTTCAGAAGAAGAGATTGACTATATATTTGATCCTTTTTACACTACGAAAGAAGAACATGGAACAGGACTAGGATTATACCTTGTGTATAATGAAATTAAAAAGTATAATGGTGATATTTCTGTTGAAAGCAAATATGGTGTTGGAACAAAATTTTTAGTTTCTATTAAATTTGAATAG